The Blastomonas sp. SL216 DNA window CGGATCTGGTCTGGCAGGCGCTCGACACCCGGGTGCGGGTGCTGCGGCTGCCGGGAATCTACGGGCCTGGTCGCAGCGCGCTCGACCGGGTGCGCGACGGGACCGCCAAGCGGATCGACATGCCGGACCAGGTGTTCAGCCGGGTGCATGTCGAGGATATCGCAGGCGGCATCATTGCGTCGTTCGATGGGCCTGCGGGCGCGTACAATCTCGCCGACGATCTGCCCTGCTCGCAGAACCGCGTGATCGAGGCAGCGTGCCGTCTGCTCGCCGCGCCGCTGCCGCCGCTCCAGCCGCTGGAGGAAGCGAACCTCTCACCCATGGCGCTGGGATTCTATGCCGAGAACCGGCGCGTGGCCAATGGCAAGGCCAAGCGGCTGCTGGGTTGGCAGCTTGCCTATCCCGATTACGAGGCCGGGCTGGCGGCTATCCTCGCGCGCGGCGGCTGAGCTATCAGCGCTCGAAGCGCTCGATCACCCATGTTTCGTCATGCGCGGCCTGGGTCCAGTCGGCCATCCATTCATGGCCCAGCATCGCCTCGCTATAGGCCTGGGCAAAGCCGGGCAGGGTGATGCCATAGGTCTGGAAGCGGGTGATGACCGGCGCGAACATGATGTCCGCTGCGCTGAAGCTGCCGAACAGGAACGGCCCGCCGCGCCCGAACCGTGCGCGCGCCTCGGCCCAGAGCGAAAGGATGCGCATGACATCCTGATGCACTTCGGGGCTGACGCTGAAATCGTCATAACGCTGGCGCAGGTTCATGCCGCACTCGCGGCGCAGGGGGACAAAACCGGCGTGCATCTCGGCCGCCATCGAGCGGGCGAGCGCGGCGGCGACCGGGTCCTTGGGCCAGAAGCGGTCGCGGTGCGTGCGGTCCGCCAGCCAGTCGATGATCGCGAGCGAATCCCACACCACCGCCCCGCCATCCCACAGCACGGGGACCTTGCCGGCGGACGGCTGGAACTCGGGCGCCTGCCGCCGCTCGGGCCAGGCCTCGTCGTACAGCGGAACAACGATCTCCTCGAACGGCAGGCCGGACTGCTTGCACGCCAGCCAGCCACGCAGCGACCAGCTCGAATAGTTCTTGTTGCCAATGTACAGCTTCATATCTGCCCCAATCAATCGGCTGTCCCACACCCTTCGTGTCTTTGCGTCTTCGCGTGAACCCGAATAATTTCACGCGAAGACGCGAAGGCGCGAAGCAAAGAAAGAAAATGTGTTCCGGCTGCGCCGTGCTGCTTATTCGCTGATGCTGTCCATCACAAAGCCGCGCAGATCGTCAATGCCCATGCGCTTTTCGGACGAGGTGATGATGACATCGGGAAAGGCCGCAGCATGCTTGCGCGCTTCGGCGCGGGTCAGATCGGCGACGCGCTCCAGCTCGCTCGCCTTGATCTTGTCCGCCTTGGTCAGCACCAGCCGATAGCTGACCGCCGCCTCGTCGAGCATCTTCATCACATCGAGGTCGACCGGCTTGACCCCGTGGCGGCTGTCGATCAGCACCAGGGTGCGCTTGAGCGCCGCGCGGCCGCGCAGATAGTCGTTGATCAGGAAACGCCATTTCTTGACGACATCCTTGGGCGCCTTGGCAAAGCCATAGCCCGGCATGTCGACCACGCGAAAGCGCGGCGGATCGCCGACATCGAAGAAATTGAGCTCCTGCGTGCGCCCCGGCGTCACCGAGGTGCGGGCGATCGCGCGCCTGCCCACCAGCGCGTTGAGCAGCGAGGACTTGCCGACATTCGACCGGCCCGCAAAGGCGATCTCGGGCACCGCAGGCGGCGGCAGGAATTCGAGCGAGGGCGCGGACTTAAGGAAGTTGACCGGGCCGGAAAACAGCCGGTTGGCTTCCTGCAGCAGCGGGTGAACGGGTGTGTCTTCGCTGCTCACGCCTTGCCCTTGCCATCGGCTTTCGCCGCTTTCTCTGCTGCTTCCTTGGCCGCCAGCTCCTTCAATTGCGGATGGCGGCTGTAGAGCCATTTCTGCTGCGCGATGGTGAGCACGTTCGACATCGCCCAATAGAGCTGCAAGCCTGCCGCAAACGGCGCCATCACGAACATCAGCACCCAGGGCATGATCGAGAAGACCTGCTGCTGGA harbors:
- a CDS encoding SDR family NAD(P)-dependent oxidoreductase, which codes for MSTLFIFGMGYTAAHLANRLRAQGWQVRGTGRSGDVDFADSASVHAALAEATHILSSVPPDRTSGLDPVLTRYGDILRAAPARWIGYLSSTGVYGDAGGAWVDETSVVGTGRRNARTEADLVWQALDTRVRVLRLPGIYGPGRSALDRVRDGTAKRIDMPDQVFSRVHVEDIAGGIIASFDGPAGAYNLADDLPCSQNRVIEAACRLLAAPLPPLQPLEEANLSPMALGFYAENRRVANGKAKRLLGWQLAYPDYEAGLAAILARGG
- a CDS encoding glutathione S-transferase family protein; the protein is MKLYIGNKNYSSWSLRGWLACKQSGLPFEEIVVPLYDEAWPERRQAPEFQPSAGKVPVLWDGGAVVWDSLAIIDWLADRTHRDRFWPKDPVAAALARSMAAEMHAGFVPLRRECGMNLRQRYDDFSVSPEVHQDVMRILSLWAEARARFGRGGPFLFGSFSAADIMFAPVITRFQTYGITLPGFAQAYSEAMLGHEWMADWTQAAHDETWVIERFER
- the yihA gene encoding ribosome biogenesis GTP-binding protein YihA/YsxC, with the translated sequence MSSEDTPVHPLLQEANRLFSGPVNFLKSAPSLEFLPPPAVPEIAFAGRSNVGKSSLLNALVGRRAIARTSVTPGRTQELNFFDVGDPPRFRVVDMPGYGFAKAPKDVVKKWRFLINDYLRGRAALKRTLVLIDSRHGVKPVDLDVMKMLDEAAVSYRLVLTKADKIKASELERVADLTRAEARKHAAAFPDVIITSSEKRMGIDDLRGFVMDSISE